One Hypomesus transpacificus isolate Combined female chromosome 6, fHypTra1, whole genome shotgun sequence DNA segment encodes these proteins:
- the si:ch211-278j3.3 gene encoding E3 ubiquitin-protein ligase RNF19A isoform X2, translated as MKRPKQQTQALSFLSFFSRKPKSDPRLDRPTGAQTKDEVAITLTPSENAGQDQNITTEESGDIGVSGTERAGGGGGGGGEGWAMARGEGGATAESGGGVSSDSTGVLSLSSSSQDQLLDEHLEECPLCLLSQPRCRFPRLTSCPHRACSDCLRQYLRIEISESRVGIACPQCPEAMAPLDVRAILDDVALLERFEEYQLRRFLAGDPDTRWCPAPDCSYAVIAYGCAECPKLSCGREGCDTEFCYHCRQLWHPDQTCDQARRQRARHTSGGHDGSTLYVFNEEPGADGEEIKACPRCNAYIMKTNDGSCNRMNCTVCACQFCWLCMQEITDVHYLSPSGCTFWGKKPWSQTRKVLWQVGMLLGAPVIISLIAGIAIPVIIVGIPIYMGRKVHGRCKKNSISGSKHYLTVASGVMMSVFVSPVIAAVTVGVGVPLMLTYVYGVVPMSLCRNGWCRPQSEPPDSHKIQLEDFASFSDHWTGQTNPALSDTSVQEVRVSVQEVGMLPSTSSVSPEQDNSVGLDEVKRHEYTHQDSHSDCEVRVTDGSPNDTQTFALREGANIEVRVEIEAHPRGARQPSLSSVLSSRSLSVESLAHSPSQYQSQDYLCASEPERGGGGEGREDGGGGEGEGREEGKEEGREEGDRDNMPVFEMDRV; from the exons ATGAAGAGGCCCAAGCAGCAGACTCAGGCCCTGAGCTTTCTAAGCTTCTTCAGCCGCAAGCCCAAATCTGACCCCAGGCTCGATCGGCCTACTGGTGCCCAGACCAAGGATGAGGTGGCCATTACCCTGACCCCGAGCGAGAatgcaggacag GACCAGAACATCACAACAGAAGAAAGCGGAGACATTGGAGTTTCTGGAACAgaaagagctggaggagggggaggagggggaggagagggatgggcaATGGCAAGAGGTGAAGGCGGAGCCACCGCGGAATCTGGGGGCGGAGTCAGCAGTGATTCCACTGGTgtcctgtccctctcctcttccagccAGGACCAGCTATTGGACGAACACCTAGAGGAGTGTCCTTTGTGCCTGCTCAGCCAACCGCGCTGCCGTTTCCCAcgtctcacttcctgtccgcACCGGGCATGCTCAGACTGCCTGCGCCAGTACCTTCGAATCGAGATCTCAGAGAGCCGGGTTGGCATAGCATGCCCACAGTGCCCCGAGGCCATGGCACCGCTGGATGTTCGCGCCATCCTGGACGATGTAGCGCTGCTGGAGCGCTTCGAGGAGTATCAGCTGAGACGCTTTCTGGCGGGGGACCCTGACACGCGCTGGTGCCCGGCACCAGACTGTAG CTATGCAGTGATAGCCTACGGCTGTGCCGAGTGCCCCAAGCTGAGCTGCGGACGCGAGGGCTGCGACACGGAGTTCTGCTACCACTGCCGGCAGCTGTGGCACCCCGACCAGACCTGTGACCAGGCACGTCGCCAACGTGCCCGCCACACCTCCGGTGGCCACGATGGCTCCACGCTCTACGTGTTCAATGAGGAGCCAGGGGCAG ATGGGGAGGAGATTAAGGCGTGCCCTCGCTGCAACGCCTACATTATGAAGACCAACGACGGCAGCTGCAACCGCATGAACTGCACCGTGTGTGCCTGTCAGTTCTGCTGGCTCTGTATGCAGGAGATCACCGATGTGCACTACCTCAG TCCCTCGGGCTGTACCTTCTGGGGGAAGAAGCCCTGGTCTCAGACACGGAAGGTTCTGTGGCAAGTGGGCATGTTGCTGGGGGCGCCAGTCATCATCTCCCTCATTGCTGGCATCGCCATACCCGTCATCATCGTGGGCATTCCCATCTACATGGGTCGTAAG GTCCACGGCCGCTGTAAGAAAAACAGCATCTCAGGAAGCAAGCACTACTTGACAGTGGCGAGTGGGGTGATGATGTCGGTGTTCGTGTCACCTGTCATTGCAGCAGTCACTGTGg GTGTGGGGGTGCCTCTCATGCTGACGTATGTCTACGGCGTGGTCCCCATGTCGCTCTGTAGGAACGGCTGGTGCCGGCCTCAGAGCGAGCCCCCTGACTCTCATAAGATACAGCTGGAGGACTTTGCCAGCT TCAGTGACCACTGGACGGGTCAGACCAACCCTGCGCTCAGTGACACCAGCGTACAGGAAGTCAGAGTCAGTGTACAGGAAGTAGGCATGCTACCTAGTACTAGCTCCGTCTCTCCAGAGCAAGACAACAGTGTGGGATTGGACGAGGTGAAACGTCATGAATACACCCACCAGGACAGCCATTCAGACTGTGAGGTGAGGGTGACTGACGGCTCGCCCAATGACACGCAGACTTTTGCCTTGCG GGAGGGCGCCAACATCGAGGTGCGTGTGGAGATCGAGGCCCATCCCCGTGGAGCCCGCCAGCCTAGCCTGAGTAGTGTCTTGTCCAGCCGCAGCCTGTCGGTGGAGTCGCTGGCTCACTCCCCGTCCCAGTATCAGTCCCAGGACTACCTATGTGCCTCAGAACCGGAgcggggaggaggtggagaggggagagaggatggaggaggaggcgaaggagaggggagagaggaaggaaaagaggaggggagagaggaaggagacagagacaacatGCCAGTCTTTGAGATGGACAGGGTCTGA
- the si:ch211-278j3.3 gene encoding E3 ubiquitin-protein ligase RNF19A isoform X1: MKRPKQQTQALSFLSFFSRKPKSDPRLDRPTGAQTKDEVAITLTPSENAGQDQNITTEESGDIGVSGTERAGGGGGGGGEGWAMARGEGGATAESGGGVSSDSTGVLSLSSSSQDQLLDEHLEECPLCLLSQPRCRFPRLTSCPHRACSDCLRQYLRIEISESRVGIACPQCPEAMAPLDVRAILDDVALLERFEEYQLRRFLAGDPDTRWCPAPDCSYAVIAYGCAECPKLSCGREGCDTEFCYHCRQLWHPDQTCDQARRQRARHTSGGHDGSTLYVFNEEPGADGEEIKACPRCNAYIMKTNDGSCNRMNCTVCACQFCWLCMQEITDVHYLSPSGCTFWGKKPWSQTRKVLWQVGMLLGAPVIISLIAGIAIPVIIVGIPIYMGRKVHGRCKKNSISGSKHYLTVASGVMMSVFVSPVIAAVTVGVGVPLMLTYVYGVVPMSLCRNGWCRPQSEPPDSHKIQLEDFASYLLFSHVVSDHWTGQTNPALSDTSVQEVRVSVQEVGMLPSTSSVSPEQDNSVGLDEVKRHEYTHQDSHSDCEVRVTDGSPNDTQTFALREGANIEVRVEIEAHPRGARQPSLSSVLSSRSLSVESLAHSPSQYQSQDYLCASEPERGGGGEGREDGGGGEGEGREEGKEEGREEGDRDNMPVFEMDRV, encoded by the exons ATGAAGAGGCCCAAGCAGCAGACTCAGGCCCTGAGCTTTCTAAGCTTCTTCAGCCGCAAGCCCAAATCTGACCCCAGGCTCGATCGGCCTACTGGTGCCCAGACCAAGGATGAGGTGGCCATTACCCTGACCCCGAGCGAGAatgcaggacag GACCAGAACATCACAACAGAAGAAAGCGGAGACATTGGAGTTTCTGGAACAgaaagagctggaggagggggaggagggggaggagagggatgggcaATGGCAAGAGGTGAAGGCGGAGCCACCGCGGAATCTGGGGGCGGAGTCAGCAGTGATTCCACTGGTgtcctgtccctctcctcttccagccAGGACCAGCTATTGGACGAACACCTAGAGGAGTGTCCTTTGTGCCTGCTCAGCCAACCGCGCTGCCGTTTCCCAcgtctcacttcctgtccgcACCGGGCATGCTCAGACTGCCTGCGCCAGTACCTTCGAATCGAGATCTCAGAGAGCCGGGTTGGCATAGCATGCCCACAGTGCCCCGAGGCCATGGCACCGCTGGATGTTCGCGCCATCCTGGACGATGTAGCGCTGCTGGAGCGCTTCGAGGAGTATCAGCTGAGACGCTTTCTGGCGGGGGACCCTGACACGCGCTGGTGCCCGGCACCAGACTGTAG CTATGCAGTGATAGCCTACGGCTGTGCCGAGTGCCCCAAGCTGAGCTGCGGACGCGAGGGCTGCGACACGGAGTTCTGCTACCACTGCCGGCAGCTGTGGCACCCCGACCAGACCTGTGACCAGGCACGTCGCCAACGTGCCCGCCACACCTCCGGTGGCCACGATGGCTCCACGCTCTACGTGTTCAATGAGGAGCCAGGGGCAG ATGGGGAGGAGATTAAGGCGTGCCCTCGCTGCAACGCCTACATTATGAAGACCAACGACGGCAGCTGCAACCGCATGAACTGCACCGTGTGTGCCTGTCAGTTCTGCTGGCTCTGTATGCAGGAGATCACCGATGTGCACTACCTCAG TCCCTCGGGCTGTACCTTCTGGGGGAAGAAGCCCTGGTCTCAGACACGGAAGGTTCTGTGGCAAGTGGGCATGTTGCTGGGGGCGCCAGTCATCATCTCCCTCATTGCTGGCATCGCCATACCCGTCATCATCGTGGGCATTCCCATCTACATGGGTCGTAAG GTCCACGGCCGCTGTAAGAAAAACAGCATCTCAGGAAGCAAGCACTACTTGACAGTGGCGAGTGGGGTGATGATGTCGGTGTTCGTGTCACCTGTCATTGCAGCAGTCACTGTGg GTGTGGGGGTGCCTCTCATGCTGACGTATGTCTACGGCGTGGTCCCCATGTCGCTCTGTAGGAACGGCTGGTGCCGGCCTCAGAGCGAGCCCCCTGACTCTCATAAGATACAGCTGGAGGACTTTGCCAGCT ATCTTCTATTTTCTCACGTAGTCAGTGACCACTGGACGGGTCAGACCAACCCTGCGCTCAGTGACACCAGCGTACAGGAAGTCAGAGTCAGTGTACAGGAAGTAGGCATGCTACCTAGTACTAGCTCCGTCTCTCCAGAGCAAGACAACAGTGTGGGATTGGACGAGGTGAAACGTCATGAATACACCCACCAGGACAGCCATTCAGACTGTGAGGTGAGGGTGACTGACGGCTCGCCCAATGACACGCAGACTTTTGCCTTGCG GGAGGGCGCCAACATCGAGGTGCGTGTGGAGATCGAGGCCCATCCCCGTGGAGCCCGCCAGCCTAGCCTGAGTAGTGTCTTGTCCAGCCGCAGCCTGTCGGTGGAGTCGCTGGCTCACTCCCCGTCCCAGTATCAGTCCCAGGACTACCTATGTGCCTCAGAACCGGAgcggggaggaggtggagaggggagagaggatggaggaggaggcgaaggagaggggagagaggaaggaaaagaggaggggagagaggaaggagacagagacaacatGCCAGTCTTTGAGATGGACAGGGTCTGA